In the genome of Thermoleophilaceae bacterium, the window ATCCACATCCGCCGCTAGGTGCGCTGACCGATGCGTTGCAGCGTCAAGGGATGACGGGGATGCGAACGAAAGCTGTCTCGTGGCCATCGCCGCGCGACCCCCGCAGACCCTTCCGTTCGAGCACCTGATGCTGGACTTCCTGGCCTATCTCGAGTTCGAGCGCGGCCTCTCGCGCAACACCCTCGAGGCGTACCGCTCCGACCTGCTGCAGTTCGGCCGCTTCCTCGAGAAGCGCGGCACCTCGGCGGTCACCGCCTCGAGCGCCGACGTGTCCGACTTCCTCGCGGGGCTCGCCCAGGGGAATGGCAAGCCGCCCGCCTCCACGGCCACGATCCACCGCAAGGCCGCCTGCCTGCGCTCGTTCTACCGGCACCTGCGCCGCGAGGGCGTGCGCGACTCCGATCCCACCGCTGCTCTGAGCGCGCCCCGCCGCGGGCGGAAGCTGCCGCACGTGCTCACGCGCGACGAGGTGAACCGGCTGCTCTCACAGCCGAAGGGCACGGAGCCCGCCGACCTGCGCGACCGTGCCCTGCTCGAGACCATGTACGCCTGCGGGCTGCGCGCCTCCGAGACGATTGGGCTCGAGCTGCGCGACATCGACCTCGAGGAGCAGGTGCTCCGAGCCCGCGGCAAGGGCTCGAAGGAGCGGATCGTGCCCATCGGCCGCAAGGCGGTGGAGGCGCTCCGCGCCTACCTCGAGCGCGGTCGCCCGCGGCTCGTGGGCAGCCGGCCCGAGCCGCACCTGTTCGTGAACTTCCGCGGCGGCGCGCTCACCCGCCAGGGCCTCTACAAGATCGTTCGCCGCCACGCCATCCGCGCGGGCCTCGCCGACCGGATGAGCCCGCACACGCTGCGCCACACCTTCGCCACGCATCTGCTCTCGGGCGGCTGCGACCTCCGCTCGGTGCAGGAGATGCTCGGCCACGCCGACGTGTCCACCACGCAGCTCTACACCCACCTGTCGAGCCAGCGCCTGAAGGACGTGTACTTCAGGGCGCACCCGCGGGCCACAACGAGCTGAATACCCTCGGGTGTAGATGCCCGAGCTTCCCGAAGTAGAGACGATCCGCCGCCAGCTCGCCCCCGCCGTGGAGGGCCGCGTGCTCGAGCGGATGGAGGTGCTGGACGCGCGCTGGTGCGAGCCGGCGGCGCCGGAGGAGGTGGCGGACGCTGTGCGCGGCCGCCGCGTGGAGCGCCTGTCGCGGCGCGGGAAGTACCTGATCTGGGAGCTCGAGGACGAGGTCTATCTCGCCATGCATCTGCGCATGACGGGCAACCTGCTCGTGGTTCCGGAGGCCGAGGACTCGGCGGACCGCCCGCACCTGCGCGTGCGGCTCGTGCTCAGCGAGGGCAAGCGCGTGCTGTTCGTGGACGTGCGGCGCTTCGGCACCGGGATCGTGCTGCTCGGCGAGGCGGCTCTCGAGGAGTACTTCTCGTCCCGCCTGGGAGTGGAGCCGCTCAGCCCTGAGTTCACCGCGGACGCTCTGCGCGCTCTGGCGCGCGGCCGCAAGGCGCCGGTGAAGGCGTTCCTGCTCTCGCAGGAGCGCGTGGCGGGCGTGGGGAACATCTACGCGGACGAGGCGCTCTTCCGTGCGCGCATCCATCCGCTGCGCCCGGTGGGGACCCTGAAGCGCGCGCAGATCGTCGCGTTGCGGGACGCGGTTGTGGAATCGCTCGAGGCCGGCATCGACGCCAAGGGCGCCTCGATCGACGACTTCCGCCATACCGACGGCGCTCAGGGCTCGTTCCAGGACCGCTTCCTGATCCACCTGCGCGAGGGCGAGCCCTGCGTTCGCTGCGGCAACACCGTGAAGAAGATGCGCGCCGCGGGGCGCGGCACGTACGTGTGCGAGCGCTGCCAGCCGCGGCCGCGGCAGCTGGGCGGTCATACTCGCTGAATGGACCTTCGCGCTACACAGCAACCACTCAAGGACGCCTACCGGATGGATCCGGAGAAGGCGCAGATCACGCTCACGGCCCGCGGCGGCGACGCAGACGACGGGCCGATCTCCTGCTCGGTCGACATCGGCCGCATGATCTACGAGGCGCAGGCGCACCCCGGCGTCGGCGGACCCGGGACGGGCGCCTGCTCGGGGGACCTGCTGCTGGGCGCGCTCGCCGCCTGCGCGCAGCTCACCTGCCAGATGGTGGCCACCGCCATGGGGCTGAGCGTGAACAGCATCGAGACGGTGGTGGAGGGGGACCTCGACCTTCGTGGCACGCTCGGCCTCGACCGTGAGGTGGGCGCCGGCTTCCAGGCGATCCGCGTGCGCTTCGAGGTGGACGCGCCTGAGGCGACGGAAGAGGACCTCGAAGCGCTGCATCGCAAGGCTGAGCGCTACTGCACCGTCTTCCAGACGCTGGCGAACAGACCGGCCGAGCTCACCACCGAGATGGCGGCGGCTCGGCCGGCCTGAGCCCTCGGGTACGAGCCTCAGCTCAGGAGCGCACTTCCTGGGCGCTCTCACGAGCGCTGTCCGCCAGCTGCTCGCCGTGCTCGCGGCCGCTCTCCTTCGCGGTCTCCGCCGCGCTCTGCGCAGCGTCCTGAGCCACCTGCTTGCCGCGCTCGAGGGCCTCCTGCCCAGTCTCGGCGGCCTGCTGCTTCAGCTGGTCCGCCATCGGGCCGAGCTTCTCGTCCTCCACCTTCGAGGACGGCACGAGCATGCCCGCCACGAAACCCACGGCCACGGCGCCGAGCGCCAGCCCGATCGGGTTCTCCTGGGCAACGCCCACGGCCTGCCTGGCGCCGCCCTTTACGTCATCCGGGTCGGGGGTTGCGCCCGAGATCCTCTCGCGGAGGCGGCCGGTCTTCTCCTGCACCGACTCCTTTGCGCGTGCACGGACGTCCGTCTTGTAGCCGATCGCCTCCACGGTGCCGCCCATCTGGTTGCGCGTCTGCTCTATGTCCCGGCGGATTGCCTCTGGGTCTTGGCCCATTGGACGTCCTCCTTAACTGTCTCGACGGTTTTTTCGGGTACCGGCGGCGTGGCCTCCTGCACCTTGTCCCTGCCACGCATGGCGAGGACCCCGGCAACTGCCGCCCACAGGGCGGTGACGATCAGCGCGGCCAGCCAGTCGGCCACCGCGTGGTTGAGCGCGAGGATCAGGCAGGCGGTGAGCGCGCCCAGGCTGAGCAGCCCGGTGACGCCCGCGGCGCCGAACATCCCGGCACCGGTTCCCGCCTTCTTGCCCTTCTCGGTCAGCTCCGCCTTGGCGAGCTCGAGCTCCTGGCGGACGAGCTGGGTGGTCTCGTTCGAGAGCCGCTTGAGCAGCTCGCCTATCGGTTCCTGCCGCAGGTCGTTGCTGTTTGTCTCGCCGGTCATGGCGAGTAGCTCCCCGGCGCGGGCACGTCCACGGGGCCGCGCGGCGCCATCGTGGCCGGCGGCGACTCGGCGTACTGCCGGCTCACGCCGTCCTGCCCTGATGCGGCGCCGTTGGTCCTGCCCGTGCCGCCCTGGCGAGAAGCCTGGTAGCGGTCGCGGCTCGAGGCCTTGAGGAAGCGTGACGCCATGAACCCGAGGGCCATTCCCGCAGCCACCACGGCCCAGGGCTGACGGCGGCCGAAGTCCTCCACGTCGTTCAGGATCCGATCGGAGTCGGAATCCTTCAGGTAGCCGCCGAGCCGCTCGGCCCGCTCGGCCAGCTGATCCGCGATCTCAGCCGGACGCTCCTTGCCCTGGCGCCGCAGCTCCTGGCCGACGCTGCGAGCGTCCGCCGCGGCGGAGGACACGCTTTCACCTGCCTGGGTTGAGCGCTGATCCACCTGCTCGCGTGCGCGGCCCCTGGCCTGCGCGCCCGCGTCCTGCACTTTCTCGCGGGCCTGTTCCTTTGCATCCTGCACTTGCTCCATCGGGAGCCTCCTCCTTGCGTGTTGCGAAGGGTGTAGGTCTGACCGGAGCCGGATGAACCAAACCGGGGCGGGGCTGTAACCCAAAAAGCTGGCGCGCTGGCACTCGGCATCTAGATTGAAGATCTATATAGTTGCGCAATGTGACTACCCGAAACGCTGCAGCGCTTGATGTCGCGGCCGCCCTCCCTCAGCGGGCGGCGCGCCTCAGCCGCCTGCTCTGGCGCCACTCCGACGGCTCGCTGTCCCGCACCGAGGCGGGCGTGCTCAGCACGCTCTCCGAAGGTCCGCGGCGCATCACCGAGCTCGCGGAATTCGAGGGCCTCGCACAGCCCACCATCACCGTGCTGGTGGGCAAGCTGGAGGAGCGCGGCCTCGTCTCGCGCGGCCGAGATACCTCCGACGGGCGAGTGGTGCTCGTGGATATCACCGGCGAGGGCCGGGTAGCCCTCGATCAGCTTCGCGCGGCCTACCGCGAGGTGCTGGACGAGCGCATGGCCTCAATGACAGAGAAAGAGGTCGCGGCGCTGCGCGCGGCCACCGACACGCTGGGAGCGCTCGTCGATGCGCTTCAGCAGGGGGATTGACGAATGACTTCAACCGAGCCGGGGGGCTTCTTCTCGCAGCCGAAGGCCGTGTGGGCCGTGGCGTTCGCGGCCGTGGTGTCCTTCATGGGCCTTGGGCTGGTGGACCCCATCCTGCCCGCGATCGCGCACGACCTGAAGGCGTCCCCGAGCGACGTGGAGCTGCTCTTCACGAGCTACTTCGCGATCACCGGCCTGTCGATGCTGGTGACGAGCGCGGTGGCCAGCCGCATCGGCCCGAAGCGCACGATGCTCGCGGGACTGGTGCTGATCATCGCCTTCAGTGCGCTCGCGGGAGCGTCGAACAGCATCGGCGCGATCGTCGGCCTGCGCGCTGGCTGGGGCCTCGGCAACGCGCTCTTCATCGCCACCTCGCTCTCGGTGATCATCGGCTCGGCGAGCGGCGGCGTGGCCGGTGCGGTGATGATCTACGAGGCCGCGCTCGGCCTTGGCATCTCCGTCGGACCGCTCCTCGGTGGCGAGCTGGGCGGCATCAGCTGGCGCGGCCCGTTCTTCGGCGTTGCCGTCCTGATGACGATCGGGCTGGTGGCAACCGCGGTCTTCCTCGAGCGCACGCCCGCGCCCGCGCGGCGCATCTCCGTGATGGCGCCCCTGCGCGCGCTGCGCCACCGCGCCACGCGCGGCAGCGGGCTCACCGCCGTCTTCTACAACTTCGGCTTCTTCACCCTGCTCGCCTACACGCCGTTCCCGCTCGGGCTCGGCGCACACCAGCTCGGCTACGTGTTCTGCGCCTGGGGCGTGATGCTCGCGATCTTCGCGGTGTTCGTCGCGCCGCGCGTGTCGCGGCGGTTCGGCGACATCCGCGGGCTCGGCGCGGCCCTCGCGGGGCTCGCCGTGATCCTCGCGGCGATGGGCGTGTTCCACGCCTCGCAGACCGCGCTGATCGTGTGCGTGGTCGTCGCCGGCACGGTGCTCGGCCTCACCAACACGCTGATGACGCAGGTGGTGATGGAGTCGGCTCCGGTGGAGCGGCCCATCGCGAGCGCGGCGTACAGCTTCGTGCGCTTCTGCGGCGGCGCGATCGCGCCGTTCGTGGCCGGAAAGCTCGGCGAGCACGTGAGCGTGCAGTCGCCGTTCTACCTGGGCGCGGGCATGACGGCCATTGGCGTCGGAGTGCTCTGGTTCCACCGCCACTCCCTGGCGCCGGTTAGGACCGAGACGCCCGCGACTGCTCCGGCTCCGCTGCGCCCCGAGCGCGCCCCGATGGTGGTGGCGCTGGGCGGTGCCGCGGACCAGGTGGCCGCGATGACCGTGCCGCTCGCGCGCGCTCGCGGCTCCGCCGTGCACGTGCTGCACGTGATCGAGACCGAGGTGGTGGCGGGCGAGAACGCGATCGAGCTGGAGACCCCTGGCGAAGCCGCAGAGGCGCTCGCTCGCTCGATGGAGACGCTGCGCGAGGCGGGCGTGCCCGTGACGGGCGAGCTGCTGCGCAGCGTGGGCGGCCATGCCGATGTGGCGAGCGCGATCCTGCGCCGTTCGGCGGAGCTTGCGGCAGGGCTCATCGTGGTCGGTCCGGACACGCGCCGCGGGCTGCTCGGGCCGGGCGTGACCGCCGAGATCGCGGCCCACTCGCCCACCCACGTGGTGGTGATCAATCCCGCGGCGGGTGCGCTCGGCACGCCCCTTCCGGTGCCGGCCGCGGTGAGCGATCCGCACGAGCTGTGGGAGCGCTCGGCCTAGAGCCGCTCCTCGAGCCAGTCGGCGAGGGGCCCCTGAGCTACCTCGAGAAAGCGGTCCTCCAGCTCGGCGCCGGCGGCCAGCAGCAGCTCTGCCACGGCCACGAAGTCGCGGTTGGGCAGCGCGTGGTACTGGGACGCGAGGATCGTCCACGCCATCGGCGTGTCGAAGTCGGCCCCTGAACGGCTGACCGGGTCGGCGCCGCGCTCGAGCAGGAGCTTCACCACCTCCGGCTTTCCCACCCAGCAGGCGTGGTGGAGCAGCGTGCCGGGCGGGCCGCCGCCGACGTGGCCGAAGGAGTCCGGCCCGATCACGTCGATGATCGCCTCGCGGTGGTCGCCGCGTAGCACGGCGAGGATGAGGGCCTCCTGCGCGTCCGCGCTGAGCTTCTCCGGCAGAGGTGTTGCGGGCCGCTCGCCTCGAGCCAGCGCCGCGACCGCCACGTCCTCGGGCGCCACCTCGGTCGATGCGCCGAGTTCCGCCAGCAGCTTGGCGGCATCGTCGCGCCCGCGCAGCACCGCGTTCTGGTACGCCGTGCGGTATTCGCTCTCCGGGGTGGACCACTCGCCGCCGCTGGCGTCGAGCTCGGCACCGTGCTCGGCGAGCAATCGCAGCATCTCGAGTCCGCACGAGCGGCGGACGCAGTGCACCAGCAGCGCTCCCTCGTTCGGGTCGGCGCCGGCGCCGAGCAGCAGCTTGGCGTGCTCGATGCGGTCGTAGTCGATCGCGTGGGCGAGGGCATACGTGCCCTTTGGGTCCGCGCCGTGCTCGAGCAGCACTCGCAGGCAGGCTGGGTGCTCGGCTTCGCAGGAGTGGTACACGCACTCGCCGTCGTTCGGGTCCGCGCCCGCCTCGAGCAGAAGCAGCGTGAGCTCGGGGTCGTGCGCCTTGCCGGCGGCCCCGTAGATGGCCGACATCTCACCGAACTCGTTGGTGAACGTGACGTTGGGATCGGCGCCGCGCTCGAGCAGCTCGCGCGCGAGCTCAACCGACGCGAAGCACGAGTGGGTGACGTACAGAAGCGGCGCCCAGCCGAGGGGACCGCCCGGCTCGTTCACGTCCGAGCCGTCGAAGCCGCGCCCGAGCACGAGCCGCGCCCAGGGATCGGCAGCGATCTCGGGACGCGCGTCGAGCAGCCGCCGCGCTTGCTCGCAGCGCGCGTCCGTGGCGGCCCGCACGAACGACTCCACGCTCGCCTCCACGGCGTGCACCAGGGCCGGCCAGCTCGCATATCCGTTCTCCCGCGCGAGCACTAGCTGCGCGCTCGCCAGCCGCACCGGCAGATCTCCCAGGCGCTCAAGCGCCTCGAGATCGCCAGCGCGCGCCGCGCGCACCAGCTCCTTCGCCTGCTTGCGTAGCTGCTCGACGTTCACCCTCGACCTCCCTCCGCTCGGCCCGTGTCCGCGGCGGGCGGGAAGAAGATCGCGTGAACAGCCTTGAAGACGTTGAAGGTGGGCTCTGCCCTTCCCGCGGACCGGATGCGCCCTTGCGCGCGCGCCGAATGTACTACGCGGCGAGCAGCTCGTCGAGCACGCCGTCGCGGTCCGCCTCGAGCAGCTCGCGGAACCCGCCGAGCGGGCGGCCGTCGATCAGCACCTGGGGGAACGTCATCTGACCGGTGAGCGCCACCAGATCGGCGCGGCCGACGGGGTCCTTCGCGAGGTTGATCTCCTCGTAGGCGATGCCGCGCGAATCCAGCAGGGCCTTCGCCTGCCTGCAGAAGCCGCAGGGCTCGGTTGTGTACACGACGACGTCCGCCATCCCGGTCAAAGTCTAGAAAGTGCCGGGTCTGGTCAAGACAGAGGCGGTTGTGCTGCGATCGATCCGCTATGGAGAGGCGGACCGGATCCTGCATCTGTATACCCGCGACCGCGGACGGCTCGGCGCGATAGCGAAGGGCGTCAGGCGCCCCAAATCGCGCTTCGGCGGGCGCCTAGAGCCCCTCTTCAGGGTGGACCTCGTGCTGCACGAGGGCAGGGGCGAGCTGGCCACGGTCACCTCGGCGTCCACGGTGAGCGCGCACCCGCACCTGCGCGACCGCCGCGAGTCGCTCCAGCGGGCCACGCAGGCGTGCGACGCCGTGCTGCGGCTGTTCGACTCCCAGGAGCCCAACCAGCCGGCGTACAACCTCCTCTGCAACGAGCTCCAGCTGCTCGACGAGCGCCCGGAGGCCGCCACCCGCGCGCAGGCGCTGTCGTTCAGGCTCAAGCTGCTGCTCGCCGCGGGCTTCATGCCGGAGCTCGCGGCGTGCGCGTCGTGCGGTGAGCGCGAGCACCTCGGCGCCTTCTCGGCGAGCGCGGGCGGGATCGTTTGCGCGGGCTGCGAGGCGGGCTCGTTCCCGCTCGACGAGGCGGCGCACGGCTTCCTGGTGGATGCG includes:
- the xerD gene encoding site-specific tyrosine recombinase XerD: MAIAARPPQTLPFEHLMLDFLAYLEFERGLSRNTLEAYRSDLLQFGRFLEKRGTSAVTASSADVSDFLAGLAQGNGKPPASTATIHRKAACLRSFYRHLRREGVRDSDPTAALSAPRRGRKLPHVLTRDEVNRLLSQPKGTEPADLRDRALLETMYACGLRASETIGLELRDIDLEEQVLRARGKGSKERIVPIGRKAVEALRAYLERGRPRLVGSRPEPHLFVNFRGGALTRQGLYKIVRRHAIRAGLADRMSPHTLRHTFATHLLSGGCDLRSVQEMLGHADVSTTQLYTHLSSQRLKDVYFRAHPRATTS
- the mutM gene encoding bifunctional DNA-formamidopyrimidine glycosylase/DNA-(apurinic or apyrimidinic site) lyase, which encodes MPELPEVETIRRQLAPAVEGRVLERMEVLDARWCEPAAPEEVADAVRGRRVERLSRRGKYLIWELEDEVYLAMHLRMTGNLLVVPEAEDSADRPHLRVRLVLSEGKRVLFVDVRRFGTGIVLLGEAALEEYFSSRLGVEPLSPEFTADALRALARGRKAPVKAFLLSQERVAGVGNIYADEALFRARIHPLRPVGTLKRAQIVALRDAVVESLEAGIDAKGASIDDFRHTDGAQGSFQDRFLIHLREGEPCVRCGNTVKKMRAAGRGTYVCERCQPRPRQLGGHTR
- a CDS encoding OsmC family protein; the encoded protein is MDLRATQQPLKDAYRMDPEKAQITLTARGGDADDGPISCSVDIGRMIYEAQAHPGVGGPGTGACSGDLLLGALAACAQLTCQMVATAMGLSVNSIETVVEGDLDLRGTLGLDREVGAGFQAIRVRFEVDAPEATEEDLEALHRKAERYCTVFQTLANRPAELTTEMAAARPA
- a CDS encoding DUF3618 domain-containing protein, whose amino-acid sequence is MGQDPEAIRRDIEQTRNQMGGTVEAIGYKTDVRARAKESVQEKTGRLRERISGATPDPDDVKGGARQAVGVAQENPIGLALGAVAVGFVAGMLVPSSKVEDEKLGPMADQLKQQAAETGQEALERGKQVAQDAAQSAAETAKESGREHGEQLADSARESAQEVRS
- a CDS encoding phage holin family protein, with translation MTGETNSNDLRQEPIGELLKRLSNETTQLVRQELELAKAELTEKGKKAGTGAGMFGAAGVTGLLSLGALTACLILALNHAVADWLAALIVTALWAAVAGVLAMRGRDKVQEATPPVPEKTVETVKEDVQWAKTQRQSAGT
- a CDS encoding MarR family transcriptional regulator; translation: MTTRNAAALDVAAALPQRAARLSRLLWRHSDGSLSRTEAGVLSTLSEGPRRITELAEFEGLAQPTITVLVGKLEERGLVSRGRDTSDGRVVLVDITGEGRVALDQLRAAYREVLDERMASMTEKEVAALRAATDTLGALVDALQQGD
- a CDS encoding MFS transporter codes for the protein MTSTEPGGFFSQPKAVWAVAFAAVVSFMGLGLVDPILPAIAHDLKASPSDVELLFTSYFAITGLSMLVTSAVASRIGPKRTMLAGLVLIIAFSALAGASNSIGAIVGLRAGWGLGNALFIATSLSVIIGSASGGVAGAVMIYEAALGLGISVGPLLGGELGGISWRGPFFGVAVLMTIGLVATAVFLERTPAPARRISVMAPLRALRHRATRGSGLTAVFYNFGFFTLLAYTPFPLGLGAHQLGYVFCAWGVMLAIFAVFVAPRVSRRFGDIRGLGAALAGLAVILAAMGVFHASQTALIVCVVVAGTVLGLTNTLMTQVVMESAPVERPIASAAYSFVRFCGGAIAPFVAGKLGEHVSVQSPFYLGAGMTAIGVGVLWFHRHSLAPVRTETPATAPAPLRPERAPMVVALGGAADQVAAMTVPLARARGSAVHVLHVIETEVVAGENAIELETPGEAAEALARSMETLREAGVPVTGELLRSVGGHADVASAILRRSAELAAGLIVVGPDTRRGLLGPGVTAEIAAHSPTHVVVINPAAGALGTPLPVPAAVSDPHELWERSA
- a CDS encoding ankyrin repeat domain-containing protein, whose product is MNVEQLRKQAKELVRAARAGDLEALERLGDLPVRLASAQLVLARENGYASWPALVHAVEASVESFVRAATDARCEQARRLLDARPEIAADPWARLVLGRGFDGSDVNEPGGPLGWAPLLYVTHSCFASVELARELLERGADPNVTFTNEFGEMSAIYGAAGKAHDPELTLLLLEAGADPNDGECVYHSCEAEHPACLRVLLEHGADPKGTYALAHAIDYDRIEHAKLLLGAGADPNEGALLVHCVRRSCGLEMLRLLAEHGAELDASGGEWSTPESEYRTAYQNAVLRGRDDAAKLLAELGASTEVAPEDVAVAALARGERPATPLPEKLSADAQEALILAVLRGDHREAIIDVIGPDSFGHVGGGPPGTLLHHACWVGKPEVVKLLLERGADPVSRSGADFDTPMAWTILASQYHALPNRDFVAVAELLLAAGAELEDRFLEVAQGPLADWLEERL
- a CDS encoding glutaredoxin domain-containing protein, which gives rise to MADVVVYTTEPCGFCRQAKALLDSRGIAYEEINLAKDPVGRADLVALTGQMTFPQVLIDGRPLGGFRELLEADRDGVLDELLAA
- the recO gene encoding DNA repair protein RecO → MPGLVKTEAVVLRSIRYGEADRILHLYTRDRGRLGAIAKGVRRPKSRFGGRLEPLFRVDLVLHEGRGELATVTSASTVSAHPHLRDRRESLQRATQACDAVLRLFDSQEPNQPAYNLLCNELQLLDERPEAATRAQALSFRLKLLLAAGFMPELAACASCGEREHLGAFSASAGGIVCAGCEAGSFPLDEAAHGFLVDALAQPLADAPVAPEGALRQADRAITETLEHHAHVRLARVA